In Streptomyces sp. NBC_01717, one DNA window encodes the following:
- a CDS encoding phosphocholine cytidylyltransferase family protein, with the protein MIGLVLAAGAGRRLRPYTDTLPKALVPVDGEKTVLDLTLANFAEIGLTEVAIVVGYRKEAVYERKAALEAKYGLTLTLVDNDKAEEWNNAYSLWCARDVLARGVILANGDTVHPVSVEKTLLAARGNGQKIILALDTVKNLADEEMKVITDGDKGVRRITKLMDPATATGEYIGVTLIEPEAAAELADALKATFERDPDLYYEDGYQELVNRGFTVDVASIGEVTWVEIDNHDDLAKGREIACQY; encoded by the coding sequence GCCGGTGCCGGACGGCGTCTGCGCCCCTACACCGACACGCTTCCGAAGGCCCTCGTGCCGGTCGACGGCGAGAAGACCGTGCTCGACCTCACGCTGGCCAACTTCGCGGAGATCGGTCTCACCGAGGTCGCGATCGTCGTCGGCTACCGCAAGGAGGCCGTCTACGAGCGCAAGGCCGCGCTCGAGGCGAAGTACGGCCTGACGCTCACCCTCGTCGACAACGACAAGGCCGAGGAATGGAACAACGCCTACTCCCTGTGGTGCGCCCGTGACGTGCTCGCGCGAGGTGTGATCCTCGCCAACGGCGACACCGTGCACCCGGTCTCCGTCGAGAAGACGCTCCTCGCCGCCCGCGGCAACGGCCAGAAGATCATCCTCGCCCTCGACACGGTGAAGAACCTCGCCGACGAGGAGATGAAGGTCATCACCGACGGTGACAAGGGCGTGCGGCGCATCACCAAGCTGATGGACCCGGCCACCGCGACCGGCGAGTACATCGGCGTCACCCTCATCGAGCCCGAGGCCGCCGCGGAGCTGGCCGACGCCCTGAAGGCGACGTTCGAGCGCGACCCGGACCTGTACTACGAGGACGGCTACCAGGAGCTCGTCAACCGCGGCTTCACCGTCGACGTGGCCTCCATCGGCGAAGTGACGTGGGTCGAGATCGACAACCACGACGACCTCGCGAAGGGCCGTGAGATCGCATGCCAGTACTGA
- a CDS encoding iron-containing alcohol dehydrogenase family protein: protein MPVLSRLIPSPVVVDIRRGALDDLAALLADQRISASGKLAVAISGGSGLALRERLAPALPGAHWYQVADGTIDSAVKLADDIKGDRYDAVVGLGGGKIIDVAKYAAARVGMPMVAVATNLSHDGLCSPVATLDNDNGRGSYGVPTPIAVVIDLDIIREAPTRYVRSGIGDAVSNISCVADWELAHQVNGEEIDGLAAAMARQAGEAVLRHPGGVGDDSFLKVLAEGLVLTGISMSVAGDSRPASGACHEINHAFDLLYPKRAASHGEQVGLGACFAMHLRGARDESLLMAAALRRHGLPVLPDEIGFTADEFVQAVDYAPQTRPGRFTILEHLNLSTDQIRDAYADYAKTIRS from the coding sequence ATGCCAGTACTGAGCCGGCTCATTCCGTCGCCCGTCGTCGTCGACATCCGGCGCGGTGCCCTGGACGATCTGGCGGCCCTCCTCGCCGACCAGCGGATCTCCGCCTCCGGCAAGCTCGCCGTCGCGATCAGCGGCGGTTCCGGCCTGGCCCTGCGCGAGCGGCTCGCCCCGGCGCTGCCCGGCGCCCACTGGTACCAGGTCGCCGACGGCACGATCGACTCGGCCGTCAAGCTCGCCGACGACATCAAGGGCGACCGGTACGACGCGGTGGTCGGCCTCGGCGGCGGCAAGATCATCGACGTGGCGAAGTACGCCGCGGCGCGCGTGGGCATGCCGATGGTCGCGGTCGCGACGAACCTCTCGCACGACGGTCTCTGCTCGCCGGTCGCGACCCTGGACAACGACAACGGACGGGGTTCGTACGGCGTCCCCACCCCGATCGCCGTCGTCATCGACCTGGACATCATCCGTGAGGCGCCCACCCGCTATGTGCGCTCCGGCATCGGCGACGCGGTCTCCAACATCTCGTGCGTGGCGGACTGGGAACTCGCCCACCAGGTCAACGGCGAGGAGATCGACGGACTCGCCGCGGCCATGGCCCGGCAGGCCGGCGAGGCCGTGCTGCGCCACCCCGGCGGGGTCGGCGACGACTCCTTCCTGAAGGTGCTGGCCGAGGGCCTGGTGCTGACCGGCATCTCCATGTCGGTCGCCGGGGACTCCCGGCCGGCCTCCGGCGCCTGCCACGAGATCAACCACGCCTTCGATCTGCTGTATCCCAAGCGCGCCGCCAGCCACGGCGAACAGGTCGGCCTCGGCGCCTGCTTCGCCATGCACCTGCGGGGCGCGCGGGACGAGTCGCTGCTCATGGCGGCCGCGCTGCGTCGCCACGGGCTGCCGGTCCTGCCCGACGAGATCGGCTTCACGGCCGACGAGTTCGTCCAGGCCGTCGACTACGCCCCGCAGACGCGCCCGGGACGCTTCACGATCCTGGAACACCTCAACCTGTCCACCGACCAGATCAGGGACGCGTACGCCGACTATGCCAAGACCATCCGTAGCTGA
- a CDS encoding glycosyltransferase family 2 protein: protein MSTPMKLGAVIITMGNRPDELRALLDSVAKQDGDRIETVVVGNGAPVPDVPPGVRTVELPENLGIPGGRNVGIEAFGPSGADVDALLFLDDDGLLPLTDTAELCRQAFEEDPKLGIISFRIADPDTGVTQRRHVPRLRAADPMRSSRVTTFLGGANAVRTRVLAEVGGLPGDFFYAHEETDLAWRALDAGWMIDYRADMVLNHPTTAPSRHAVYHRMVARNRVWLARRNLPAPLVPVYLGVWLLLTLLRKPSGPALKAWFGGFREGWAKPCGPRRPMRWRTVWRLTRLGRPPVI from the coding sequence GTGAGCACGCCCATGAAGCTCGGCGCGGTCATCATCACGATGGGAAACCGTCCTGACGAGCTGCGTGCCCTCCTCGATTCGGTCGCCAAGCAGGACGGCGACCGGATCGAGACGGTGGTCGTCGGCAACGGCGCCCCCGTCCCGGACGTCCCCCCGGGCGTCCGGACGGTCGAGCTCCCCGAGAACCTGGGCATCCCCGGCGGCCGCAACGTCGGTATCGAGGCCTTCGGCCCGTCCGGCGCCGACGTCGACGCCCTGCTCTTCCTCGACGACGACGGACTGCTGCCGCTGACCGACACCGCCGAGCTGTGCCGCCAGGCGTTCGAGGAGGACCCGAAGCTGGGCATAATCAGCTTCCGGATCGCCGACCCGGACACCGGTGTCACCCAGCGCCGGCATGTCCCGCGGCTGCGCGCCGCCGACCCGATGCGGTCGTCGCGGGTGACGACCTTCCTCGGCGGCGCCAATGCCGTCCGGACCCGGGTCCTCGCCGAGGTCGGCGGGCTGCCGGGCGACTTCTTCTACGCGCACGAGGAGACCGATCTCGCCTGGCGGGCGCTGGACGCCGGCTGGATGATCGACTACCGCGCCGACATGGTGCTCAACCATCCGACCACCGCCCCGTCGCGGCACGCGGTTTACCATCGCATGGTGGCCCGTAACCGGGTCTGGCTGGCACGCCGTAATCTGCCCGCACCGCTGGTGCCGGTCTACCTGGGCGTCTGGCTGCTGCTGACCCTGCTCCGCAAGCCCTCGGGCCCCGCCCTGAAGGCGTGGTTCGGCGGATTCCGGGAAGGCTGGGCGAAGCCCTGCGGACCGCGCCGTCCGATGAGGTGGCGTACGGTATGGCGGCTGACCAGACTGGGCCGACCTCCCGTGATCTGA
- a CDS encoding CDP-alcohol phosphatidyltransferase family protein, whose product MPRPSVAELRPVVHPPGVKDRRSGEHWAGRLYMRELSLRVDRYLVNTRVTPNQLTYLMTVAGVLAAPALLVPGIPGALLGVLMVQLYLLLDCVDGELARWKQQFSLGGVYLDRVGAYLCDAAVLVGFGLRAADLWGSGRIDWLWAFLGTLAALGAILIKAETDLVGVARHQGGLPPVKEAASEPRSSGMALARRAAGALKFHRLILCVEASLVILVAAVLDSVRDDLFFSRLAVAVLAGIALLQTLLHLVSVLASSRLK is encoded by the coding sequence ATGCCAAGACCATCCGTAGCTGAACTCCGTCCGGTCGTTCACCCTCCGGGCGTCAAGGACCGGCGCAGCGGTGAACACTGGGCGGGCCGGCTCTACATGCGTGAGCTCTCACTGCGTGTGGACCGGTATCTGGTGAACACCAGGGTGACGCCCAACCAGCTGACCTACCTGATGACCGTCGCCGGCGTGCTCGCCGCTCCGGCCCTGCTCGTCCCGGGCATCCCTGGCGCGCTGCTCGGGGTTCTCATGGTCCAGCTCTACCTGCTGCTCGACTGCGTCGACGGCGAGCTGGCGCGCTGGAAGCAGCAGTTCTCCCTGGGCGGCGTCTACCTGGACCGTGTCGGCGCCTATCTCTGCGACGCGGCCGTGCTGGTCGGCTTCGGCCTGCGCGCCGCCGACCTGTGGGGCAGTGGACGGATCGACTGGCTCTGGGCCTTCCTGGGTACTCTCGCGGCCCTGGGCGCCATCCTGATCAAGGCGGAGACCGACCTCGTCGGGGTCGCACGTCACCAGGGCGGGCTGCCGCCGGTCAAGGAGGCCGCGTCCGAGCCGCGCTCGTCCGGCATGGCGCTCGCCCGCCGGGCCGCCGGTGCGCTCAAGTTCCACCGGCTGATCCTGTGCGTCGAGGCGTCACTGGTGATTCTGGTCGCGGCCGTCCTGGACTCGGTCCGGGACGATCTCTTCTTCAGCCGCCTCGCGGTCGCGGTCCTGGCCGGCATCGCTCTGCTGCAGACCCTTCTCCACCTCGTGTCGGTCCTGGCATCGAGCAGGCTGAAGTGA